GCTGATGCATCAGGATTCCAGCCGCCTGCAGGCTGCGCACGCCGTGGTGGCAGATGGTGATGACCACGGCCTCTTCGGGTGGTTCGAGCTCGTCCGAGCGGCGCATGATCTCGCCCAGTGGCAGCAGGGTGCTGCCCGCAATGGCGCCGATCTCGAACTCGAAGGGCTCACGCACGTCAAGCAGGAAGAGCGGCTCTTCTGCATCGAGTTTTGCTTTGAGGTCCTGCACGGTGATTTCGTTCACGATGGCTCCTTCCCGGCCCTTCAATGCCGGGGCGCGGAAACGTAACACCAAATCCGATGCCGGAAAGCCCCAAAACGGTTGATCGCTGGGCAGCCCCTGCGGTAGGCTCGCCCCAGCCATCAAAGCCAACCAAGCAAGGGAGAACACTCCAATGGGTGAAATGATCAGTTACAAGCGGCCCGACGGCAAGCAGGCCAACGGATATCTGGCCAATCCGGCCGCGGGCCAGAGCGCCCCGGGCATCGTGGTGATCCAGGAATGGTGGGGCCTGACCGACCAGATCAAGGGCGTGTGCGACCGCTACGCCGCCGCGGGCTACCGCGCGCTCGCCGTGGATCTCTACGACGGCACTGTCACCAAGGACCCCGACGAAGCGGGCAAGCTGATGAACTCGACGAACTTCATCGAGGCCGCCGAGCAGTACGTGGGCGGCGCGGTGGATCACCTCAAGGCCACGGGTTCCTCCAAGGTCGCCGTCACCGGTTTCTGCATGGGCGGTGCCGTCACCGTCATCAGCGCGGTGAAGGTCCCCCAGGCCGACGCCGCCGCATGCTTCTACGGCATCCCGCCCGCCAGCGTCGCCGATCCCAAGGACATCAAGATTCCCTTCATCGGCCACTTCGCCGATCACGACGAGTTCTTCAGCGCCGACATGACGAACGCGCTCGAGGAGG
Above is a genomic segment from Chrysiogenia bacterium containing:
- a CDS encoding dienelactone hydrolase family protein, translating into MGEMISYKRPDGKQANGYLANPAAGQSAPGIVVIQEWWGLTDQIKGVCDRYAAAGYRALAVDLYDGTVTKDPDEAGKLMNSTNFIEAAEQYVGGAVDHLKATGSSKVAVTGFCMGGAVTVISAVKVPQADAAACFYGIPPASVADPKDIKIPFIGHFADHDEFFSADMTNALEEGLKAGGAKSAVYRYDAQHAFANEQRPEVYNEAAAKQAWERTISFLKDNIG